The following are encoded in a window of Loxodonta africana isolate mLoxAfr1 chromosome Y, mLoxAfr1.hap2, whole genome shotgun sequence genomic DNA:
- the LOC135229015 gene encoding testis-specific Y-encoded protein 3-like encodes MASEARPGEGRAARGGWEDSAMRSGPLKRRYPGCPREQPPESCSAKMEQAAAGAQAQDEMSEEAAIFCGVLVEGSGAWGGRAEAQEEEVVVVEDIIEEVEVVTVGDEEEQEQAEEQEQREQPQAEQALSSPGPSSTQPFLEALEALEALQMEIGPMNAKANRAYFRLRSKLLQSCKPHLDRRSTIIQGIPGFWVKAIANHPQMSALISEKDEDMLSYLINLEVENFIHPNNGCRITFFFRRNPYFRNEVIIKGYDVTITGYTAFYSTPIQWFQNYECEAHSRRHHDASVNFFNWFSVPDFSGYNRITEIISEDLWINPLKYYLREDRTMIGMGRDKKTKFSLTKDRQPPPTSRIPLPSLN; translated from the exons ATGGCGAGTGAGGCGCGGCCTGGGGAAGGCAGGGCTGCCCGGGGAGGCTGGGAGGACAGCGCCATGCGAAGTGGCCCTTTAAAAAGACGGTACCCGGGGTGTCCTCGGGAGCAGCCCCCGGAGAGCTGTAGCGCCAAGATGGAGCAGGCCGCAGCTGGTGCGCAGGCGCAGGACGAGATGTCTGAGGAGGCCGCCATCTTCTGTGGGGTGCTGGTAGAGGGGAGCGGGGCCTGGGGGGGGAGAGCGGAGGCgcaggaggaggaggtggtggtggtggaggacaTAATTGAGGAGGTGGAGGTCGTGACCGTGGGGGACGAGGAAGAGCAGGAACAGGCGGAGGAGCAGGAGCAGCGCGAACAGCCCCAGGCCGAGCAGGCCCTGTCTTCGCCGGGACCCTCCAGCACCCAGCCCTTCCTGGAAGCCTTGGAGGCCCTGGAGGCCCTTCAAATGGAGATAGGGCCTATGAACGCCAAGGCCAACAGGGCCTACTTTCGCCTGAGGAGTAAGCTGCTGCAGAGTTGCAAGCCACACCTGGACCGCAGAAGCACCATCATCCAGGGCATCCCAGGATTCTGGGTCAAAGCA ATTGCAAACCACCCCCAGATGTCAGCCTTGATCAGTGAGaaagatgaagacatgctcagctACCTGATCAATTTGGAG GTAGAGAATTTCATCCATCCCAATAATGGCTGCAGAATCACATTTTTCTTTCGGAGGAACCCCTATTTTCGGAATGAAGTGATCATTAAGGGATATGACGTTACCATCACTG GATATACGGCATTTTATTCCACCCCGATCCAGTGGTTCCAGAATTATGAATGTGAGGCTCACAGCCGCAGGCATCACGACGCCAGCGTTAACTTCTTCAACTGGTTTTCTGTTCCCGACTTCTCAGGTTATAACAGGATCACTGAG ATCATCAGTGAGGACCTGTGGATTAATCCCCTGAAGTACTACCTGAGGGAGGACAGAACCATGATAGGGATGGGGAGAGACAAG AAAACAAAGTTCTCTCTAACAAAAGACCGGCAGCCACCCCCTACAAGCAGGATACCTCTACCGTCTCTAAATTGA